Proteins from one Pseudomonas bijieensis genomic window:
- a CDS encoding Gfo/Idh/MocA family protein, whose translation MSLKLGVIGTGAIGQDHIRRCSQTLLNSQVVAVTDINLQQAAKVVADLKLTAEVYPDGHALIKAPDVEAILVTSWGPSHEEFVLAAIAAGKPVFCEKPLAVTAEGCRKIVEAEVAHGKRLVQVGFMRPYDEGYRALKAVIDSGQIGEPLMLHCAHRNPSVGENYKTDMAITDTLIHELDVLRWLLADDYVSVQVVFPRKTSKAHAHLKDPQIVLLETARGTRIDVEVFVNCQYGYDIQCEVVGETGIAKLPEPSQVQLRSGAKLSNAILMDWKDRFIAAYDVELQAFIDGVRAGQVGGPSAWDGFAAAVAADACVQAQQSGQIVRVELPERPRFYG comes from the coding sequence ATGTCTTTGAAGCTGGGCGTCATCGGCACCGGGGCCATCGGCCAGGACCATATCCGTCGTTGCAGCCAGACCTTGCTCAACAGCCAGGTGGTGGCGGTCACCGACATCAACCTGCAACAAGCGGCCAAGGTCGTTGCCGATCTCAAGTTGACCGCCGAGGTCTACCCCGACGGTCATGCGTTGATCAAGGCGCCGGATGTGGAGGCGATCCTCGTCACCTCCTGGGGCCCGAGCCACGAAGAATTCGTGCTGGCGGCGATTGCGGCGGGCAAACCGGTGTTCTGTGAAAAGCCCCTGGCCGTCACGGCCGAAGGCTGCCGCAAGATCGTCGAGGCCGAAGTTGCCCACGGCAAGCGCCTGGTGCAGGTCGGTTTCATGCGCCCGTACGATGAAGGTTATCGGGCGCTCAAGGCGGTGATCGACAGCGGCCAGATCGGTGAACCACTGATGCTGCACTGCGCCCACCGCAACCCGAGTGTCGGCGAAAACTACAAGACCGACATGGCCATCACCGACACCTTGATCCATGAACTGGATGTGCTGCGTTGGTTGCTGGCCGATGACTATGTTTCGGTGCAGGTGGTGTTTCCGCGCAAGACCAGCAAGGCCCACGCCCATTTGAAAGACCCGCAGATCGTCCTGCTGGAAACCGCCCGAGGCACGCGCATCGACGTGGAAGTGTTCGTCAACTGCCAGTATGGCTACGACATCCAGTGCGAAGTGGTGGGGGAGACCGGCATCGCCAAACTCCCGGAACCGTCCCAGGTGCAACTGCGCAGTGGCGCCAAGCTGTCCAACGCGATTCTGATGGACTGGAAGGACCGCTTCATCGCGGCCTACGACGTCGAATTGCAGGCCTTCATCGACGGCGTGCGTGCCGGGCAGGTGGGCGGGCCGTCGGCCTGGGATGGCTTCGCTGCGGCGGTGGCGGCGGATGCCTGTGTCCAAGCGCAGCAGAGTGGGCAGATCGTCAGGGTCGAACTGCCTGAGCGGCCGCGTTTCTACGGCTAA
- the iolD gene encoding 3D-(3,5/4)-trihydroxycyclohexane-1,2-dione acylhydrolase (decyclizing): MTTTRLTMAQALVKFLDNQYIEVDGVQSKFVAGVFTIFGHGNVLGLGQALEQDSGDLVVHQGRNEQGMAHAAIGFAKQHLRRKIYACSSSVGPGAANMLTAAATATANRIPLLLLPGDVYASRQPDPVLQQIEQFHDLSISTNDAFKAVSKYWDRINRPEQLMTAAIHAMRVLTDPAETGAVTLALPQDVQAEAYDYPDYFLQKRVHRIDRRPATEAMLGDALALLKGKRQPLIICGGGVRYSGANAALQAFAERFDIPFAESQAGKSAVVSSHPLNVGGVGETGCLAANLLAKKADLIIGIGTRYSDFTTASKWLFQHPDVQFLNLNISPCDALKLDGVQLLADARSGLEALSAAMGDYRAEWGGQVADAKAQLDAEVDRIYQADFQAEDFVPEINDHMDPAVFREFIELTGSCLTQSRVLGTLNETLADDAIIVAAAGSLPGDLQRSWRSKGVNTYHLEYGYSCMGYEVNAALGVKLAEPDKEVYALVGDGSYMMLHSELATSIQERRKINVVLLDNMTFGCINNLQMEHGMDSFGTEFRFRNPDTGKLDGGFVPVDFAMSAAAYGCKTYKVKTLDELRAALADARLQTVSTLIDIKVLPKTMIHKYLSWWRVGVAQVSTSARTDAVAKTLNERLAQARQY; encoded by the coding sequence ATGACCACAACACGACTGACCATGGCCCAGGCCCTGGTGAAATTCCTCGATAACCAGTACATCGAGGTCGATGGCGTCCAGAGCAAGTTCGTCGCCGGGGTCTTTACCATTTTCGGCCACGGCAACGTGCTGGGCCTGGGCCAGGCGCTGGAGCAGGACAGCGGCGACCTGGTGGTCCATCAGGGCCGCAACGAACAGGGCATGGCCCATGCCGCCATCGGCTTTGCCAAGCAGCATCTGCGGCGCAAGATCTACGCCTGCAGCTCGTCGGTCGGCCCGGGGGCGGCGAACATGCTGACCGCCGCCGCCACGGCGACGGCCAATCGCATTCCATTGCTGCTGTTGCCCGGTGATGTCTACGCCAGCCGTCAACCGGACCCGGTGCTGCAACAGATCGAGCAGTTCCACGACCTGAGCATCAGCACCAACGATGCCTTCAAGGCCGTGAGCAAATACTGGGACCGCATCAACCGCCCCGAGCAATTGATGACCGCCGCGATCCATGCAATGCGCGTGTTGACCGACCCGGCCGAAACCGGTGCGGTGACCCTGGCGCTGCCCCAGGACGTACAGGCCGAAGCCTACGATTACCCGGACTATTTCCTGCAAAAGCGTGTCCATCGCATCGACCGTCGCCCGGCCACCGAGGCGATGCTCGGCGATGCCCTGGCGCTGCTCAAGGGCAAGCGCCAGCCGTTGATTATCTGCGGAGGCGGCGTGCGGTATTCCGGAGCGAATGCCGCGTTGCAGGCCTTCGCCGAACGCTTCGATATTCCTTTCGCCGAGAGCCAGGCCGGCAAGAGCGCGGTGGTGTCCAGCCATCCGCTGAACGTCGGTGGCGTCGGTGAAACCGGTTGCCTGGCGGCGAATCTGTTGGCCAAGAAGGCCGACCTGATCATCGGTATCGGCACTCGCTACAGCGATTTCACCACGGCGTCGAAATGGCTGTTCCAGCATCCGGACGTGCAATTTCTCAATCTCAACATCAGTCCGTGCGATGCCCTGAAACTCGACGGCGTGCAACTGCTGGCCGACGCGCGTTCGGGCCTGGAGGCACTCTCGGCGGCGATGGGCGACTATCGCGCCGAATGGGGCGGGCAGGTCGCCGATGCCAAGGCCCAGCTGGACGCCGAAGTGGATCGGATCTATCAGGCCGACTTCCAGGCCGAGGATTTCGTCCCGGAAATCAACGACCATATGGACCCGGCGGTGTTTCGGGAATTCATCGAGCTCACCGGTTCCTGCCTGACCCAGAGCCGCGTGTTGGGTACGCTCAATGAAACCCTGGCGGATGACGCCATCATCGTCGCCGCCGCTGGCAGCTTGCCCGGCGACTTGCAGCGCAGTTGGCGCAGCAAGGGCGTGAACACCTATCACCTCGAGTACGGTTATTCGTGCATGGGTTACGAGGTGAATGCGGCGCTCGGGGTGAAACTCGCCGAGCCCGACAAGGAGGTCTACGCGTTGGTGGGCGATGGCTCCTACATGATGCTGCACTCGGAGTTGGCGACCTCGATCCAGGAGCGCCGCAAGATCAATGTGGTGCTGCTGGACAACATGACCTTCGGTTGTATCAACAACCTGCAAATGGAACACGGCATGGACAGCTTCGGTACCGAGTTCCGCTTCCGTAACCCGGACACTGGCAAGCTCGACGGTGGGTTTGTGCCCGTGGACTTCGCCATGAGTGCCGCGGCCTATGGCTGCAAGACCTACAAGGTCAAGACCCTCGACGAGTTGCGCGCGGCCCTGGCCGATGCGCGGTTGCAGACCGTCTCGACGCTGATCGACATCAAGGTGCTGCCCAAGACCATGATCCACAAATACCTGTCGTGGTGGCGGGTCGGCGTGGCGCAAGTCTCTACCAGTGCCCGCACCGATGCGGTGGCCAAAACCCTCAATGAACGACTGGCCCAGGCCCGTCAGTACTAA
- a CDS encoding TIM barrel protein — MNKPLRFALNRMVAPRLSLPAFIDLALALKTDAIEIRNDLKGVEIEDGMPPARVRELCEERGIKVLSINALYPFDVWSEERRAQAVRLADYARECGAEGLVMCPLNDRADPRSEAERAAGLRTALSELAPILRAFGIYGFIEPLGFEECSLRRKRTAVEAIKSIGGLDVFRLVHDTFHHHLAGEQEFFPELTGLVHISGVEDAQAPLATIRDGHRVLVGEADILGNAAQIEALRAGGYEGYLSFEPFAESVHELADIRQALGASMNHLQNQQA, encoded by the coding sequence ATGAACAAGCCCCTGCGTTTTGCCCTGAATCGAATGGTTGCCCCACGCCTGTCACTGCCCGCTTTCATCGACTTGGCCCTGGCGTTGAAAACCGACGCCATCGAGATCCGCAACGACCTCAAGGGGGTCGAGATCGAAGATGGCATGCCGCCGGCTCGCGTACGTGAGTTGTGCGAGGAGCGCGGCATCAAGGTGCTGTCGATCAACGCTCTGTACCCCTTCGATGTGTGGAGCGAAGAACGTCGCGCCCAGGCCGTGCGGTTGGCCGATTACGCCCGTGAATGCGGCGCCGAGGGGCTGGTGATGTGCCCACTCAACGACCGCGCCGACCCACGCAGCGAAGCTGAACGCGCGGCGGGGCTGCGCACGGCTCTTAGTGAACTGGCGCCGATCCTGCGCGCCTTCGGTATCTACGGTTTCATCGAACCCCTGGGTTTCGAGGAGTGCTCGCTGCGGCGCAAGCGCACGGCGGTGGAAGCGATCAAGAGCATCGGTGGGCTCGATGTGTTTCGCCTGGTGCATGACACCTTCCACCATCATCTGGCGGGCGAGCAGGAATTCTTCCCCGAACTGACCGGGCTGGTGCACATCTCCGGGGTCGAGGATGCCCAGGCGCCGTTGGCGACGATCCGTGATGGTCATCGGGTGCTGGTGGGCGAGGCCGACATCCTCGGCAATGCCGCGCAGATCGAGGCGTTGCGGGCCGGTGGTTACGAGGGCTACCTGTCCTTTGAGCCGTTTGCCGAGAGCGTCCATGAACTGGCCGACATCCGCCAGGCGTTGGGGGCGAGCATGAATCACCTGCAGAACCAACAGGCCTGA
- a CDS encoding CoA-acylating methylmalonate-semialdehyde dehydrogenase — protein sequence MSDAPVVGHYINGHVQHSDGARFSQVFNPATGAVQARVDLAEPGTVDAAVASALAAFPAWSEQSSLRRSRVMFKFKELLDRHHDELAQIISREHGKVLSDAHGEVTRGIEIVEYACGAPNLLKTDFSDNIGGGIDNWNLRQPLGVCAGITPFNFPVMVPLWMIPLALVTGNCFILKPSERDPSASLLMARLLTEAGLPDGVFNVVQGDKVAVDALLQHPDIEAISFVGSTPIAEYIHQQGTANGKRVQALGGAKNHMIVMPDADLDQAADALIGAAYGSAGERCMAISIAVAVGDVGDELIARLLPRIDQLKIGNGQQPGTDMGPLVTAEHKAKVEGFIDAGVAEGARLIVDGRGFKVPGAEQGFFVGATLFDQVTTEMSIYQQEIFGPVLGIVRVPDFATAVALINAHEFGNGVSCFTRDGGIARAFARSIKVGMVGINVPIPVPMAWHSFGGWKRSLFGDHHAYGEEGLRFYSRYKSVMQRWPDSIAKGPEFSMPTAQ from the coding sequence ATGAGTGACGCCCCGGTAGTAGGCCATTACATCAACGGCCACGTGCAACACAGCGACGGCGCGCGGTTCAGCCAGGTCTTCAACCCGGCCACCGGCGCGGTGCAGGCCCGGGTGGACCTGGCCGAGCCGGGCACCGTCGATGCGGCAGTGGCCTCGGCGCTGGCGGCATTTCCAGCCTGGTCCGAGCAATCGTCCCTGCGCCGTTCGCGGGTGATGTTCAAGTTCAAGGAACTGCTCGATCGGCATCACGACGAACTGGCGCAGATCATCAGTCGCGAGCACGGCAAGGTGCTGTCCGATGCCCACGGCGAAGTCACCCGGGGCATCGAGATCGTCGAGTACGCCTGTGGTGCGCCGAACCTGCTCAAGACCGATTTCAGCGACAACATCGGTGGCGGCATCGACAACTGGAACCTGCGCCAGCCCCTGGGCGTGTGCGCGGGTATCACGCCGTTCAATTTCCCGGTGATGGTGCCGCTGTGGATGATTCCCCTGGCGCTGGTCACTGGCAACTGCTTCATCCTCAAGCCTTCGGAGCGCGATCCGTCCGCCAGTTTGCTGATGGCCCGCCTTCTGACGGAAGCCGGCTTGCCTGACGGGGTGTTCAATGTGGTCCAGGGCGACAAAGTGGCAGTGGATGCGCTGTTGCAGCACCCGGACATCGAAGCGATTTCCTTTGTCGGCTCCACACCGATTGCCGAATACATCCACCAGCAGGGCACGGCGAACGGCAAGCGCGTGCAGGCCCTGGGTGGCGCCAAGAATCACATGATCGTCATGCCCGACGCCGACCTCGACCAGGCGGCTGATGCATTGATCGGTGCGGCCTACGGCTCGGCCGGCGAACGCTGCATGGCGATTTCCATTGCCGTGGCGGTGGGGGATGTGGGCGATGAACTGATCGCCAGACTGCTGCCACGCATCGATCAGTTGAAGATCGGCAACGGCCAGCAGCCCGGCACCGACATGGGGCCGCTGGTCACTGCCGAGCACAAGGCCAAGGTGGAAGGTTTCATCGACGCCGGCGTGGCCGAGGGCGCTCGCCTGATCGTCGATGGCCGTGGTTTCAAGGTGCCCGGGGCCGAGCAGGGGTTCTTTGTCGGGGCGACGCTGTTCGACCAGGTCACCACCGAAATGAGCATCTACCAGCAAGAGATTTTCGGCCCGGTGCTGGGGATCGTTCGCGTGCCGGATTTCGCCACGGCGGTGGCGCTGATCAACGCCCATGAATTCGGCAACGGCGTGTCCTGCTTCACCCGTGACGGCGGCATCGCCCGGGCGTTCGCCCGCAGCATCAAGGTCGGCATGGTTGGCATCAACGTACCGATTCCGGTGCCCATGGCCTGGCATTCCTTTGGCGGCTGGAAGCGTTCGCTGTTCGGCGACCACCATGCCTATGGCGAGGAAGGCCTGCGCTTCTACAGCCGCTACAAAAGCGTGATGCAACGCTGGCCCGACAGCATCGCCAAGGGTCCTGAATTCAGCATGCCAACTGCCCAATAA
- the iolB gene encoding 5-deoxy-glucuronate isomerase, with amino-acid sequence MSLLIKSQSSGRTMVQLPAGELEYVGFAAYRLSLGETLPVAAGDKELCLVLLSGRIGLKGEAPGQGAFDWDNLGDRQSVFEDKSPYAAYLPPGSQAQVTALSDVQIAVCAAPGSAQNGYGPRLIRPDSMKRSVRGKGANTRYVCDILPDSEPAHSLLVVEVRTPSGHSSSYPPHKHDTDDLPHQSFLEETYYHQVNPSQGFVFQRVYTDDRSIDQAMAVENSDLVVVPKGYHPVSVPYGYESYYLNVMAGPKRVWQFHNDPQHSWLLDL; translated from the coding sequence ATGAGCCTGTTGATCAAAAGTCAGTCCAGCGGCCGGACCATGGTCCAATTGCCAGCGGGTGAGTTGGAATACGTCGGGTTCGCCGCCTATCGCCTGAGCCTCGGCGAAACCCTGCCGGTCGCTGCCGGCGACAAGGAATTGTGCCTGGTGCTGCTCAGTGGTCGCATTGGCCTCAAGGGCGAAGCGCCGGGGCAGGGCGCCTTCGATTGGGACAACCTCGGTGATCGCCAGTCGGTGTTCGAGGACAAGTCGCCTTACGCAGCTTACTTGCCGCCCGGCAGCCAGGCCCAGGTCACCGCCCTGAGCGATGTACAGATAGCTGTGTGTGCCGCGCCGGGTTCTGCGCAAAACGGTTACGGCCCACGGCTGATCCGCCCGGACAGCATGAAGCGCAGTGTGCGCGGCAAGGGCGCCAACACCCGCTATGTCTGCGACATCCTGCCGGACAGCGAACCGGCCCATTCGCTGCTGGTGGTGGAGGTGCGCACGCCGTCGGGGCATTCGTCGAGCTATCCGCCGCACAAGCACGACACCGACGACCTGCCACACCAGAGCTTTCTCGAAGAAACCTATTACCACCAGGTCAATCCGTCCCAGGGCTTCGTGTTCCAGCGCGTCTACACCGACGATCGCAGCATCGACCAGGCCATGGCCGTGGAGAACAGCGACCTGGTGGTGGTTCCCAAAGGCTACCACCCGGTCAGCGTGCCCTATGGGTACGAGTCGTATTACCTGAACGTCATGGCCGGCCCGAAGCGGGTCTGGCAGTTCCATAACGACCCGCAGCACAGTTGGCTGCTCGACCTCTGA
- the iolE gene encoding myo-inosose-2 dehydratase, translated as MPAIRIGINPISWSNDDLPSLGGETPLSTALSEGKAIGYEGFELNGKFPKDAKGVGDVLRPYDLALVSGWYSSRLARRSAAEEIDAIASHVELLAQNGATVLVYGEVADSIQGQRISLVERPRFYTDEAWQAYADKLTELARFTLSQGVRLAYHHHMGAYVESPADIDKLMALTGSEVGLLFDSGHCYMGGGEPLQVLRKHIERVCHVHFKDVRKPVVQLARNNLWSFPDCIINGTFTVPGDGDIDFAALLDVLLAADYQGWLVVEAEQDPAVAPSYVYAKKGYDTLRALLQERSPS; from the coding sequence ATGCCCGCTATTCGAATTGGCATCAACCCGATTTCCTGGAGCAACGATGACTTGCCGTCCCTGGGCGGCGAGACGCCGTTGAGCACTGCGCTGAGCGAAGGCAAGGCCATCGGCTACGAAGGCTTCGAACTCAACGGCAAGTTCCCCAAGGACGCCAAGGGCGTTGGCGATGTGCTGCGGCCTTATGACCTGGCGCTGGTCTCCGGCTGGTATTCCAGTCGCCTGGCCCGGCGCTCGGCGGCCGAGGAAATCGACGCCATCGCCAGCCACGTGGAACTGTTAGCGCAGAACGGCGCGACGGTGCTGGTGTATGGCGAAGTTGCCGATTCGATCCAGGGCCAGCGGATCTCGCTGGTCGAACGGCCGCGCTTTTACACCGATGAAGCCTGGCAGGCCTACGCCGACAAACTCACCGAACTGGCGCGCTTCACCTTGTCCCAAGGTGTGCGCCTGGCCTATCACCACCACATGGGCGCTTACGTCGAATCGCCCGCGGACATCGACAAGCTGATGGCCCTGACCGGCAGTGAAGTGGGTCTGCTGTTCGACTCGGGTCACTGCTACATGGGCGGTGGCGAACCGTTGCAGGTGCTGCGCAAACACATCGAGCGCGTTTGCCACGTGCACTTCAAGGACGTGCGCAAACCGGTGGTGCAACTGGCGCGCAACAACCTCTGGAGTTTCCCCGACTGCATCATCAACGGCACCTTCACCGTGCCGGGGGACGGTGACATCGACTTCGCCGCGTTGCTCGATGTGTTGCTGGCCGCTGATTACCAAGGCTGGCTGGTGGTGGAAGCCGAGCAGGACCCCGCCGTAGCGCCGAGTTATGTCTACGCCAAGAAGGGCTACGACACCCTGCGCGCCTTGCTGCAAGAAAGGAGTCCGTCATGA